The Daucus carota subsp. sativus chromosome 7, DH1 v3.0, whole genome shotgun sequence genome window below encodes:
- the LOC108193987 gene encoding uncharacterized protein LOC108193987, whose amino-acid sequence MGDLYALDFDGVICDSCGESSVSAVKAAKVRWPSLFENVSSSLEAWIVDQMHIVRPVVETGYENLLLVRLLVEIQIPSLRKSSVAEGLTVEGILESWSKLKPVIMEEWGEDKDTLVDLFGKVRDEWMDNDLTTWIGANRFYPGVSDALKFASSKVYIVTTKQSRFADALLREIGGITIPPERIYGLGSGPKVEVLKKLQKIPEYQGLTLHFVEDRIATLKNVIKEPELDGWNLYLGDWGYNTQKERDEAASISRIHLLQLSDFSKKLK is encoded by the exons ATGGGCGATCTCTACGCTTTGGATTTTGATGGAGTTATATGTGATAGTTGTGGAGAGAGCTCTGTCTCTGCTGTCAAG GCTGCCAAAGTGAGGTGGCCTAGTTTGTTCGAAAATGTGAGTTCATCTTTGGAGGCTTGGATTGTTGATCAGATGCACATT GTGCGTCCTGTGGTAGAAACAGGGTATGAAAATTTGTTGCTTGTGAGGTTGTTGGTGGAAATCCAGATTCCTTCTCTTCGCAAATCCTCG GTTGCAGAGGGACTCACTGTTGAGGGAATACTAGAGAGCTGGTCAAAACTTAAACCAGTCATCATGGAGGAATGGGGAGAGGATAAGGATACTcttgttgatctatttggaaaAGTCCGGGATGAATGGATGGACAATGACTTGACTACTTGGATAGGTGCTAATAG ATTTTATCCAGGTGTATCCGATGCCTTGAAGTTTGCAAGCTCAAAAGTCTATATAGTTACCACGAAACAG AGTCGCTTTGCTGATGCATTACTGCGAGAGATTGGAGGAATAACCATTCCCCCTGAAAGAATATATGGTCTTGGAAGTGG TCCCAAAGTTGAAGTGTTGAAAAAGCTGCAGAAGATCCCAGAGTATCAGGGCCTGACCCTACA CTTTGTGGAAGATCGCATTGCAACTTTGAAAAATGTCATCAAGGAGCCTGAGTTGGATGGATGGAACTTGTATCTAG GAGACTGGGGTTACAACACCCAAAAAGAAAGAGACGAAGCTGCAAGCATATCTAGAATTCACCTTCTCCAGCTGTCTGATTTTAGCAAGAAGCTCAAATGA
- the LOC135147964 gene encoding secreted RxLR effector protein 161-like — protein sequence MDKAYPVSTPVVVRTLEKNKDPFRPRERGEELLCPEVPYLSAIGALMYLANCTRPDIAFSVNLLARHSSAPTRRHWTGVKQIFRYLRGTMDMGLFYSKDSKIELVGYVDVGYRSDPHKGRSQTGYVFTYGDTAISWRSTKQTPAATSSNHAELLALHETSRECVWLRPGKATLKEIEQSTLIQNSSSLTNFSRGEILMFVKFAHVKIQQICLQKHFQHLLSRS from the coding sequence ATGGATAAGGCATATCCTGTGAGTACACCTGTGGTTGTACGAACCTTAGAAAAGAATAAGGATCCATTTCGCCCAAGAGAAAGGGGAGAAGAACTTCTTTGTCCTGAAGTACCATATCTTAGTGCCATTGGTGCACTAATGTATCTTGCAAATTGTACACGTCCCGATATTGCATTTTCTGTTAACCTTTTGGCAAGACATAGTTCTGCTCCAACTCGAAGACATTGGACTGGCGTGAAACAAATATTTAGATATCTTCGAGGAACAATGGATATGGGTTTGTTTTATTCTAAAGACTCAAAGATTGAATTAGTTGGTTATGTAGATGTTGGATATCGGTCTGATCCCCACAAAGGTAGATCTCAAACAGGTTATGTATTCACATATGGTGATACCGCAATATCTTGGAGGTCTACAAAGCAGACTCCTGCAGCAACTTCTTCGAATCATGCTGAATTATTGGCACTACATGAAACTAGCCGGGAATGCGTGTGGCTAAGACCAGGGAAGGCTACATTAAAGGAGAtcgaacaaagcacattgatccAAAATTCTTCTTCACTCACGAACTTCAGCAGAGGGGAGATATTAATGTTTGTCAAATTCGCTCATGTGAAAATCCAGCAGATTTGTTTACAAAAGCACTTCCAACATCTTCTTTCGAGAAGTTAG